In Salmo salar chromosome ssa14, Ssal_v3.1, whole genome shotgun sequence, the sequence TTTAATCTATTTATGAATTCtaatatgtaaatgtaattatctTGTAACATTCCAGGCCAGTTGGCAGCTGAGAGATAAATATGAAGTAGCTATTTTAGTTTTATCGATATTAGTTTATTCACTGTGCACAGAATCATAAACCAACTGGACATATGGGTATACCAATGAACATTTATATTCAAGATGTGTATTATACATTGATTTATTTTCATGGGATTTAATCATTGTCAAGATATAGCTTACTTCTTATTAGCTGCCAGCCTTGTATTCTCTTGTATCCGCATGTTGTTTCCTCACAGAGATGTATTCAAAGGAAGAAACGGGACGTTTTGTTTAGAGTCAAAGGTCAACTCCATTTCAATCGCTTGTCAGTTGAACTGGACAATAGAATTTCTCTATAGGACAGAAGTTAAATTCCTATATTGACTGTTAAGACAACACTGTCGGCTTTAATGATGCATGCCTCTGTGAAAAGTTTACTGACCAGCAGCCTCTCAACACTGTTAGCAGCGTAGTAATATAATTATTAGTGGGGGGAGCAGTCAAATTGCTTTGGACTGAGGGTCAAAAACCCATCTaggaattatatttctatggtaagCTGAGCTTGGCCTGCGACTGATGCAGGAAGAAAGTCAGTCTTGATGTTTGATCCAGATCCTGAGGTAATAGCAGTAGTCCTAGTTGCACTAAGAGACAAGCAGTGCACTACAGTAACTTGACAGGTAATTTGACCTTTGCTCATCCTATAAATATAAAGCAGTATCCTGAAGGCTAAATTAATGCTATTATTGCCAAGCAGATGGTTGGAAATCTatgtgtatatttctatgttttattcAGGTTCTGGGGTTATATGCTTTTTGGGGGTTGGGGTATATAAAGATAGTTTACTGTGCTTTTTCTATATGCGTTTATTAACTACTACCTGAATGAAGCCATGTTACTTTCAATCAAATGATTACATGTATACTTAGCATTCCTACTGCACTACCTCTATAAGGTGATGTGTATATAAAAAAACAAGACTTCTATTTTCATTTGAAGATTTATTATGAGTTTTTGTGTGTTTACTGCCAAAATCCACCTATATCCATCCTTACTGCTCAACTGGAGGCTTGGGGATTTGGATGATAAGGGGACTTGGATAATGGGAGGGAGTGGGGGGGTGGGTCATGCCATTCTCATGAATGAGACTGTATGATTCTGTACTGTGTTTTGAATGCCATGGGAAAGGAGGATATAGCTTGATGTAAATAAGGAAATCTGTTTAATTCCATAATAGTCAGCACACAAATCTTTTCAGGTAATGGGGTGATGGTtgggggagggatagagaggggtaggggtGATAGGGGAGATAGTGGTGGTGGCTGGGGTTGGCATTTGAAGATTGTGACTTACTTCAGCAGTTTCTTAGCACAATATACAAAATGTATAGATGATTGAGAGATGGGGATTAGGAGAGTTGTAGGTAATGCCGAGGGGAGAAGAAGGGGACATGATGATGTCTTTGAAACCACAGCTCTCTTAGAGTGCTCATGTCTCTCCTATACTTGCTGCTTTGACAATTATAAAGTTCATATGCTTTAATTTATTTGCTTATTTATTGGGTTATATTTATTACTTTTCcttgtatttattatttttatttcctGTTTTTTTTTCAGATATGAATGATACAGAATGCTTACTGGGGCtttttctctctgtactttttcAATTTTACAATAAAATATTCTAATAGTACCGTAACATCTCAAAATCCTGTCTCCAGTGATTCTTAACCCCAGCAGTGAAAAAATATGTGTTTTTGCTGCCCTCTGCTGTTTGCTATCTCCCAGTTTAAGTAGCCTATGGTAATAGCCAACAACATACACTGAGCTtgataaacattaggaacacctgctctttccatgacatagactgaccaggtgaatccaggtgaaagatatgatcccttattgatgtcacttgttaaatccacttcaatcagtgtagatgaaggggaggagacagagtaAATAaagatgtttaagccttgagagacagattgtgtatgtgtaccattcaaaggatgaatgggcaagacgaaaaattgaagtgcctttgaacggggtatggtagcaggtgccagacacaccggtttgagtgtgtcaagaactgcaacgctgctgggttttccacgctcaacagttttcatgtgtatcaagaatggtccaccacccaaaagacatctagccaacttgacacaactgaggaaagcattggagtcaacacaggccagcattcctgtggaacgctttcgacaccttggtAAAGTCCattccctgacgaattgaggctgttctagtGCTCCTAATGTGTGTCAATTCAGTGTATATATGCCATACATCCACCGTTATTTGATTTCAATAGGCTATAGTGCAGACTATGGATCTAGTACTCACACATCATTCAATGAAGACACAAGCTATGCCACAATGCTGCACAGATTGATGGTATTTAAAAAATAGTATTTGCATGTCATGCttattgaaaaatatatattatttgggATTTGGGAATGATCTGTAGGGGCCTAGTTTATGTGAAGGAGTCCACACACACATAGGCCTACTTCAAATAATAATTCAGCACCTTGGACAGCACCTAATTAGCTACTCTCACCGGCATAGCTGACAGACAGCACAAGACAGACTATATTCCCTAATTAAAAGTATTtttgtatcagtgtagatgtgaGAGATATGTTCCATACAAAAGGTTGACGACAGAAATAAAGAACCATTAATATTTATTCTGTAAAATATAAAGTGATGCCACTCGTTTCGAGTTTTAGGGTGAGCCTGCTCTTTGTGTTTCGGGGTTCTTGGGGATTGTAGTTTAAATACGTTTACAAGGAAGCTACTTATTCATTCTAGTGAACGAGGAACACGTTCGCCTAAAAACTTCACTTCCCGTTTTAAACCATCTAGCGCTGAGTTCACTCGTGCGAAATGGCTCATGGGAATTATATTTCCAATCAGTGGGAAAGTGCCGTTTCATCCTTCGTGAAATTATTTCTCAAAGACTACATACACCAAAATGCTAAGCGTATATTGTAAACATAGATCTGTCAAAGAACACAAACGCCATCTTGACAGCAGCCTTAAAATGGCAGAGAAATGCCAGGGACAAACCGAGCCACGAACAAGGTTTCTTTTATTATTTTGAAAAGACAGTCCCTTCCCTAATTTTCTACAAACGTAGCTAGGGGGTTGATGGCCAGTGAGAGAGCCGAAAGACGTTAAAATGGATATCACGACGGCGGTTTTCAACGCGGCCAGAAATGGTAAGCTGAAACTTATCCAGAAGTTGCTGAGTAACAAAAGTCCCGAGGAGTTGGAGGCTCTCGCCGAGGAGAAAACGCAGGGAGGCACCCCCCTCCTCATTGCCTCTCGATATGGACACTTAGAGGTTGCCGACTATTTGCTTGAACATTGTAAAGCTAACGTGGAACTAGGAGGCTCGGTGAACTTTGACGGCGAGACGATTGAAGGGGCTCCCCCGCTATGGGCGGCTTCGGCGGCTGGTCACCTCCCTGTCGTCCGCACACTCCTTAAACACGGTGCCTCTGTCAACAACACTACGCTGACCAACTCAACGCCCCTCCGCGCTGCCTGCTTCGATGGTCACCTGGAGATTGTCCGCTACCTGGTGGAACACCGAGCAGATATGGAGGTAGCCAACCGCCATGGCCACACCTGCCTGATGATCTCCTGCTACAAGGGCCACAAAGAGATAGCCAAGTTCCTCTTGGAGCGGGGGGCCGATGTCAACCGCAAGAGTGTGAAAGGCAACACTGCACTCCACGACTGCGCCGAGTCCGGTAGCCTGGACATCATGAAGATGCTGCTGAAATGTAATGCCCGCATGGAGAGGGACGGATACGGCATGACCCCTCTCCTGGCCGCCAGCGTTACGGGGCACACCAACATTGTGGAGTACCTCGCCCACCAGCCCCACTCCTCGCGAGAAGAACGTGTTGATGCTCTCGAACTCCTGGGGGCCACCTTTGTGGATAAGAAGAGAGACCTCCTGGGGGCCATGAGATATTGGAGGAGAGCCATGGAGCTAAGACAACCAGCTGACAAGGTGGGACTCCTGGCCAAACCCCCTCCAGGTCCCCCTGTCCCTGCCTATGACTGTGCCCGTGAGGTGAGCATGGCAGAGGAGCTGGAGGCTCTGATCACAGACCCCGATGAGATGCGGATGCAGGCCCTGCTTGTCCGAGAGAGAATCCTGGGGCCCTCGCACCCCGACACCTCCTACTATATCCGCTACAGAGGGGCCGTCTACGCCGACTCAGGCAACTTTGAGCGCTGTATCAGCCTGTGGAAGTACGCCCTGGACATGCAGCAGAGTAACCTGGACCCCCTCAGCCCCATGACGGCCAGCAGCTTCTTATCCTTCGCCGAGCTCTTCTCCTTCGTGCTGCAGGACCGGGCCAAGGGAACCCTGGCCACGCGAGTCACCTTCCACGACCTGATGGGGGTGTTGGGGAAGAGtgtgagggaggtggagagggcggTGGCCCAGAGGGACAGCCCCCCCGAAGCCCCCCAGTTCAACAAGGCCCTGTCCATCATCCTCCACCTGGTGTTCCTGCTGGAGAAGCTGGAGTGCACTGCGGAGCAAGAGCACCAGAAGAAGCAGACAGTGTACCGCCTACTAAAGCTGAACCCGCGGGCGAGGAGAGGCTTCACCCCCCTGCATATGGCCGTGGACAAGGACACCACGTCAGTGGGCCGCTACCCTGTAGGTCGCTTCCCCTCCCAGACCGTGGCCTCGCTGCTGCTGGAGTGCGGGGCGGATGTGGACTCGCGGGACTGTGACAACAACACGCCCCTGCACATCGCCGCCAGCAACGGTTGCCCGGAGATCATGGCATTGCTGGTGAGGGCGGGGGCACACTTCGACGCCACCAACTCCCAGAGGAAGACAGCATACAACCTGCTGGATGAACAGAGCAACGGGCACCCGGCCCTCTTCCCCCTCAACTATGTCACTCTGCAGTGCCTGGCGGCACGCGCCATTGAGAAGCACAGACTGCCCTACAAGGGCCTCATCTCTGaggagatggaggtgtttatTGAGCTGCACTGAAACCCCCCTCTTTGCTAAATATCCCCATCCTTGCCCCAGACGCCTTTTAAACCCTTCAACAATGACCCCCATCATCTTCACCCATGTCCCCCTGACTCAACTCACCTTACCCAAGCCTACCTCCCTTTCCTATGGTTATtcttctctctgtgcctctcctaACTCCAGACTGTGAGCGCCGTCTCAGATTCAGACCAAATCACAGCAATAATCCTCCAGGCCGCTAAACATTATACTGACAACAGACTGGGAGCATCTTAATTGTGGCTACATGCTCTCTTTAGATGACCTATTATTAACACGTGGACATGTTCTAAGTGCTAGGTTGCTATTTGTTTGCAGGTGGGGGGGGGAAACGTAGGCTTTTATgctttctgttttacatttttcttCTGTTTTTCTCAATAAGATGGAGGACTGCTCACAGAAAGAACAGTATGGTGGTGCCTGTATGTTTTGGGTGCTGGCTTGTTTTTAGGTGGGAATGGAAGCTGTATTACTTGATAGGACATGATCAAATATTGCATGACATGA encodes:
- the LOC106569512 gene encoding protein fem-1 homolog A, with translation MDITTAVFNAARNGKLKLIQKLLSNKSPEELEALAEEKTQGGTPLLIASRYGHLEVADYLLEHCKANVELGGSVNFDGETIEGAPPLWAASAAGHLPVVRTLLKHGASVNNTTLTNSTPLRAACFDGHLEIVRYLVEHRADMEVANRHGHTCLMISCYKGHKEIAKFLLERGADVNRKSVKGNTALHDCAESGSLDIMKMLLKCNARMERDGYGMTPLLAASVTGHTNIVEYLAHQPHSSREERVDALELLGATFVDKKRDLLGAMRYWRRAMELRQPADKVGLLAKPPPGPPVPAYDCAREVSMAEELEALITDPDEMRMQALLVRERILGPSHPDTSYYIRYRGAVYADSGNFERCISLWKYALDMQQSNLDPLSPMTASSFLSFAELFSFVLQDRAKGTLATRVTFHDLMGVLGKSVREVERAVAQRDSPPEAPQFNKALSIILHLVFLLEKLECTAEQEHQKKQTVYRLLKLNPRARRGFTPLHMAVDKDTTSVGRYPVGRFPSQTVASLLLECGADVDSRDCDNNTPLHIAASNGCPEIMALLVRAGAHFDATNSQRKTAYNLLDEQSNGHPALFPLNYVTLQCLAARAIEKHRLPYKGLISEEMEVFIELH